TCCACCAGAACACACACAATCAAGAGAGGCCAAGCAGCTTGGCTCCTCTGCTTCAGGGACTGGCTGACAAAGTTATTGTTGCCTGAGCATTTGTCAAGACCAAGggctttttcttgtgtttctgggTTCTAAGAAAAGTCTAACAAAGACCCCGAGTCCTCAGGGAAAGTGCAGAATCAAACAGCCTTCTAGGCACATCCCTCCTTACATGCTTGGGTCCATGGAGTTAGGAAAAGAACATTTAATATCATTCAAGGATGAAGATGATGCCTATGAGATGGAATCAGTACACAGTGAGCTACCAAAACAGCCACTATTCTTCCAAGTGTTCATAAACAATCGGCAGGAGCCTTCGGCAAATGTAGACAAGGGGTTGTGAGGAATTCTGGACCAGAACCTGGGCAACTGAGTTGTCTGTTTCTAGTTGGTACTGAAATGTATACTTGTAATCTTTTCTGCTCTCTCTAGTTTGTATTTGGAATTTTGAGCTGTGTAAACCTTGCAGTCTAACGGAATGTCCAGGCTGGTGCCAGTCACCATTTGATCTGAGCAGGGTCTGTTTAGAGTTCCAGACCTGCCAACACTGGAAAAAGGAAGTTGGTCATTCATAGACCCGAGTCCCTCCAGCTGCTGTGTCAGACATGACTTAACACTAGGAAGAATGGGACTTTGTGGTCCTAACTCAAACAAAGCTGAGTGGTTTTTAGCAGAATCCTTTTACTCattatacttaatttttttttttctcgagacagggtttctccttgcctgtcctggatcttgctctggagcccagactggcctcagactcacagagatccacctgactctgcctcctgagtgctgagattaaaggcgtgtgccaccattgcccggctacttaatttttttttaagatttatttttatgtcaggtggtggtggcacatgcctttaatcctagcactcgggaggcagaggcaggtggatctctgtgagttcaaagccaaccttgtctgcagagcgagtcccaggacagccagggctacatagagaaaccttgtctccaaaaaaaaaaaaaaagaaaagatttattttaatgtgtatgggtgttttatctacatgtaagtcggcaccacatgcatgcatcatGCATTGCCTACAAAGGCCataagagggcgtcagatccccggaactgaagttacagaggttgtgagctgccatgtgggtgctgggaatggaaggtgggtcctccagaacagccagtgctctgaactgctgagctgtttctctagTCCCTGTTCAGTCACCCTGTTGCCAGTAGTGAGACAGACACAAGGACTAAAAGCAAGCCGTGGATAGACCGCCTCATAGGTCTGTTGTTTGACCTGAGGCAAGTTATTCTCCAAACTTCTGTTTGACTTTTCTGTGAACTCCGAAGAGCAGTTCTGTTATAAGCAGAGCTATTCTAAGTGTTAGAAGAATGGATATATTTGAGGCACCCCAACAGTGCCCTGTATGAAGTCAGTGCTGTGCACCCGGTTGCTGTTGTTATGAGGACATCAGTTCAGGGGGCTGCCCAGTTACCATCAGAACCACTGCCCAGGCTTGGTCAACTCCAGGGTTTCTTCAGCACTGTTATGCCTTGTTTATGGGCAAGGAGGATGGCTACAACACCAAGACCCACGGCACGTTTAAAGTTGCTGGAGGAGAGTATGCCTGGTTGGCCACACGTGCTGTGTGCACACACTCCTAGGGAGGCAGACTTACCTGGATGTAGTCCACTGAGTTGCCAAGGGCCTTGAAGGCTGTGTACATGACCTCACGCTTGCCTCCCCATTTCTGCATGATACATGAGAAAGTGCTGGCCCACACCACGGCTCGCACGCGCTCCATGCCTTCCTgcaggctggcctctgtctctCCTTCACCAGCTTCATGGAAATTGCTACGCCACACAAAGAAGCCAGCTTGCTCAGTGCCGCCCAGCACCTCGTGGAAGATGTCCAGCATGTAGGCATCTTCCTGGCGATTGCCATCCACTACCATGACCACCTTGAGGTTTGGAAAGGAGATGCGCTGAGCTGAACGCAGGCACTTGCGCAAGTACTCAGGGTCCTCTTGGTAGGCAGCAATGCAGAGTGCCACCGAACGTTCCTTCAGTGGGCGCTCTGTCCTGCGCATGCGTCGGTGCTCCAGGAAGGCAAACAGGCTCTGGATGAGCAAATGTAGACCCAGGATGGCACCGTAGAGGCCGAAGGACAGGTAGTGCTTTTCTGTGTGGATAAACTGGTAGCCTGTCACATAGGCTGCCAGGATGCCCCCAAGCACCACCAGGGCAAACAGACTGGTGCCCACCACACGCAGGGCTGTAGTCAGCTGTACCGGcatctgggaacagaagagacgTTGGTCAGGCAGGGGCAGCATTCCCAGTTGGAGGAGCTAGAGCATCCTCAGAGATaggctcagaacaagagaaatgacCCACTAATAAAAACCATTATCACTTATTGAACTTGACCAAGACCACATGGAAACTCGGAACTAGACTGCTGGGGTTCAAGTCCCAGTTCCGCCGTTTCTGTCTGTCTAACCCACTCCCTCGCTAGCTGCGTGGTCTGTAAAATGTGTTATACTACTAACCTCACAGCATGTTCCAGTAGCGAATAGGTGACATGTATGGGAAGTAGAGTAGCGTTGATCACAGATAGACCAAAGGCTAGTCCCCTGGGATTGGTAGAGTGACCTGTCTGACCCAAAGCTCCTAATCGGTAAGCCTTAGCAGGGACACTGGGCACAGAGGCAACCCAGGCATGATGGGTCAGGTGTCAGCCCGTGGCCTACAGCCATCGCCTAACGGATGAGTGCAGTCGGGAGGGGACTGTTCCTCTGTAACAGTAAAAGGGCCCATGGAGAATGCAGGGGCAGGGAACATAAAGGCTGTGGCAGGTAGACAGACAcatcctttccctttccctccacTAGCTCAGCAAGAAACTGCCCCGTGTTtgctttcacttttttctttacttacttgagaggcaggagaaaaggCCAGGGGGAAactgacgggggtggggggggggtgggggggggtgggggggaggggggggggacagctctcctgcaaGTCCAGCACCGAGGGCCAGAGGGAACTGCTGCAGGCACTGCGGAGGGAGCCGGCTGCTGGGAGCCCCGCTCTCTTGGTCCTAGTGCCCTGGCAGGCTCTCCAGCACGTCCCCTGCTCAGCCACTTGGGCAAACAATGCAGGTTTCCGTTTGTAACGAAGTTGGGGTTCCTAGCACCTGCCCTGTTGGGAACAGCTGTGCATTAATGAGGAGAGCCCAGGACTTGGCATCAGAGACCAAGGGTTGGACAAGCTTCACTGCCTCCTGGCTACCTGACCTTGCCCAAAGACTTAGTGTCCCTGTCCCTAGGAGTGGTGCTAATGATTCCTTGTTTCTCAAATCTAGGTAATTTCCCAGAAAATGGATGCACATTAGCCCGCAAGGGCTTCCCAGATGGGAGAGGGTATGAAGCAGAGGGGCAAGGAGAGGCTGCCCTCCCCTCTGGGCTACCTGCCCCATCTGGAGAATTCGTTTCCCCCCTGGTCTCAGACAATGACCTCTCACTTCCAAGCCTGCTTCAACTCTGCTCTCCCTGAAACTGGGCACCATCCCAACAGGAACAGACTTTGCTGCCAAGGACACCCCTCACATAGGATGGGTGAGGAATAGACAGTCACTGCTTAAATCCGCAAAAGCAGTCTTCCACAGTGTAGATCTGAAAGAGCTCTTGCAGCTTGGCCTCTCCGGGAAGCCTGGCCTCTGGGCTCTCTGCCCCACCAGCCCCGGGAGTCACCGCATGATTCCCCTGTAggacccccagccctccctgcaCACACCCTGCCCAGGACGCCCCAGGCCTACGTCCTCTGCCCGGTCCCCCTCTAGCAGACGCATGGGGGGCGCTGCGGACCCCACTGCCCGCCTTGTCCTGGGAAGGGACAAGAGGTGCCCTGGCCAGCCCAGCAACCTGCGCCCTGGCGCCCCGCTTCGGTGCAGTTCCGGAGGCTATCCGGTCAGGTCCAAGGCAGCTACCGAAGCTCTCGCCACGCTCCTCACCCGGACCCGGCTTGAGCTTCGTCCGGCTAGCTAAAGCCACTCGGCCACACCCATGTGCCGGTTTCCCACGACCCAGCCGGGAAGGAACGGAAAACCCAAGAAATAACAGCCAAACCAGGCCCTACTCAGCTCCCCAGGGCCCCAGGTACCTTGGCGAAAGAGTGCCTGCAAACAAAGGCGGCATCCCTGCTGTCGCCAGTCCCCTCCATCCGCGGCCGGACCCTCCCCCCTCAGGAATTAAGAGGCACTACCTTCGTACCCACCTCCCCACAGAAGACCCAAGAAGGTTCTGCAGCTAGATACCCTACGTGCAGTCAGGCTCCGGCGCGGGCTCTGGTTGAGGTCCCCTGCCTAGACAGGGGACTGACTGTATTTCCTCAAGCCGGTAGACGAGAGTGTGCTCTTATATCCTGGGCCGCTTCCCCCATCCCGAGATCCTGGAAAGCCCGGACCAGGCTAGCTACGGCGCACCCGGGTTCAAGGACACGAGGCTGGGGTGCTTTACAAGATCGATGTCCCGTATGACAacggaaggaaagaaatgaaaacctcCAGGCAAGGACGCACGCCTCCCTACCCAGCCGGGAAACTTTGAGGGGCTGCGAGGTTCGTACGCTGACAGGTGCGCCCTGCAGCCGGGCCCACGCGCGGCGGTACGGAAACTTGCACTGGCGGCTGCGGCTCCTCCGCTCGAGCCTAGGCGCCCTCGGACCCCTCTGAGCCGGCAAGGAGTGGGAGCTCATCAAACAGACTCGTGCTGTGGGGATCGGATCGCTGGAAATCGTGATGTCCCCGCAGGTGCGAAGCCCCTGCGGGCgtgagtggggggaggggcacactAGCCTCGCGCCCCCGCACCACGGTCTCCCCACTCCCCCGCCCCCTCCGCCTCCTTATTCATTCACAAAACACTAGCcgcaagggaggaagggagaaggagaggctgCAGGAGCCCAGGATgttggaagaaaggaagagagaccgGTGGGGAAG
This sequence is a window from Peromyscus eremicus chromosome 5, PerEre_H2_v1, whole genome shotgun sequence. Protein-coding genes within it:
- the Has3 gene encoding hyaluronan synthase 3 isoform X2 — encoded protein: MPVQLTTALRVVGTSLFALVVLGGILAAYVTGYQFIHTEKHYLSFGLYGAILGLHLLIQSLFAFLEHRRMRRTERPLKERSVALCIAAYQEDPEYLRKCLRSAQRISFPNLKVVMVVDGNRQEDAYMLDIFHEVLGGTEQAGFFVWRSNFHEAGEGETEASLQEGMERVRAVVWASTFSCIMQKWGGKREVMYTAFKALGNSVDYIQVCDSDTVLDPACTVEMLHVLEEDPQVGGVGGDVQPPGKGLAVEHGQVQGAQVSY